The following nucleotide sequence is from Mercenaria mercenaria strain notata unplaced genomic scaffold, MADL_Memer_1 contig_1887, whole genome shotgun sequence.
tataatgaaaatcaaaacctctaaataaagttacatatcataaaaaaaagaaacatattgatgttttagccgcccttcaaaatgttctttttcgttaaaaatgaatttcatttttgtctggaaaacagtttcaccacatttcgtatcttgtatcttcgttgttagctagtcacttgaaatattgaaaaaacaataaggaatgtcgttcagtttcgcacttaaacatttcatacaaaaggagccgcgccatgagaaaaccaacataatggttttgcatccgcgcaggctggtcaggatccatgctgttcgcttacagtttctctaattgcaattaaGATGAATTGCGAGAAAGTACTGTTAGGAGTGTTACATTGATAGTTTTTGGATTTTCCGACATTCGGGGACAGGATTAGTTGAGAAAGCATGTATATTCAGAAGTCAAAAAAAAGACGGAAGAAGGCTACACGACGACAATAACTGATGATATCTATTGTTGAAAATTTGTGttgcttctttaataaatcgCTAACAAGTGCGtgtttttgttattataaaaatatttgtttatcattcagattgatattttcttagtatttgACTTGTACTCTATCAGTACGTATGCCCCGTgtgcaaaactggaaaaagtgcattgaaggataatgatacattttcattttagGCATAAATAGCCTTTCTCCCTCAGCCTAAAAAGAATTCACATCACCGACGCCTTTCCACGTACATGTTGATCGAGGTAACTGAAAGTTTGGGCACGaataatgtagcatttttagTTCATATTTTTGCTACTTGAACATTTTGGCACTTTCTTTTCACAATTCCTCGTTATGTAAATGCCCAATAAGAAGTGTTATGGCTTAGAAATAAACCAACAATGCCTAGTTTACCTTTGGCCTATGTTGTAGACTAATTGTATTCTCCTTTCTGTGTTCTGTGCGGCCTCCATGCGGAGGCAGTGggagggtgggggagggggttgaaGGCAGATCAGTGCGATTTTCGTACGGATtcacgggctccgcagcctctacgatTTTGTTTAGCGAAAAGTTATACATATATGAATTAATCGAAAGGCTGTAGACCGTAGACATGTTGCAGGTGGCATTGCTGCACAATCTCCGCACGGGCACCGTTAGGAGGCCAAGagctgatcgtgcagccaacgcacgattTTTCGTGGACATAGTGCCtaaaagaaatcgtacggagattgtagacaCCTGAGACCTTCGCACCGTCCTCGCACAGCGGCCACAATGTTCCTGCTTGCTGCAGTACCGAATGCAATCGCACGGATATTGAGCAATCATCGCGCGGAAACACTATAGCGGCAAAATCATTTCCGAGCGGCGGCCTTGATATGGCATAaaatttttcagatggttatattaTATTGGTCATCTCCAGCACGTAAGATTTCCGTTGGAATCTTGCGGTGACTGCAAggcaactgcactgaaattgcacgatTTCCGTATAATCTCCGCACAGCTTCTATATGAATTTCTCCCGGCTTGTACAAAAGAAAGGGCACGAAGCCTGTATTTAATGTGAACTCATACACCTACGATACCAAATTTAGACTAATTTATAGCACGATGAAATGTGAATTAGGTGAAAACTAGATATATCAAtaccattgtatatacaaatatgtggtAGTTTCCGTAGATTTTATCAACTTTCAATTGTCTGTGAGGACGTCCGCTAGTCTTAATCCAGCGAAGACACTTCTCAAAACTCTACTTAGGTTTTGGAAAAGGGATAATCTAGGCGTTCTATGAAGCGACTATCGTACTTGCAAAGTCCCCACtgacacctttttaccatttctaataagttttacttgtatcattttaatcattttcaaaaggagtttttcagttgtttttataAGTGACGAGATCGCATTGTCGGAggttaatatttacattaacactGTCTACAGGTGTGCGTCGAATCAAGTGCATTTATTGGTTGATCGCATATCgatttattggtttgattgacagccgCCGTTTGGTCAATTGTCACCAGCCACgtgtattttttaatgtttctaccgCCTATTcataaatgtacatgaaaatcaaCAACATAGAATGTTATAAGGTCGGCATGAAACGAATTGCTTCTATAAAATGAATCCATTCCAACTACAAGGAATAAggtatttatatagatatttatataatctgtatttattatttattatagtttCTCTTGCATTTGCATCAACGCGTGTTTGCTGAACTTTCAAATTTATCACCTCATTCCAAAGCGAATAAGTAAGTGAGAACAAAGCTAGAGCGACCCTTAACTTGCAGCAGCTGTCCAAGTAATATATAGTGTGGATGACATCGCTTGGCATTAAGTACAAAACTTTCATTCCTCGATCATTATTTGTTCGTTAAAATGTGCGTAAGAATTCATATTTCTGTCTGGCTGAGAAATTGAAAAGCAGAAGCAGTTAACTCGCCGCGTGGATATATAAATGTCCCCTGTTAATGCGCGCCCGGATGCAGTAAAAAGcagattttatcaaaactataattatataatgttttttCGAGAGATTTCTCGTGtcttataatttgaaataatgccGTTACGAAGtgaaaataatacttacacttatagAAATGAATAAGGTCGAATATGTCAGTGAAAAGTCTTCTTAAAGCTATATATAGCCGTCCATTGTATGACTTGATTTGAATGTGTGCGACACGTGCTCTGCTGGATTTCTTATCTGGAGCTAACATCGACAGTACTAGCATACGTCCTCctgaaataaatacaattaaaaaaattcGTGAAGTATAAAAAAATACACTTATTTCATGCCAGACAATGATATTAATTTTTGCTTTTAAACGTATACGGTcgcaatatttcaatataaaagtaACAACAATTCTAAGAAATTGAAGGATGTCAAACGCGATTGCTTAAAAACGGGAAGTGAAACGAAGACAGGTTATGTCTTTTCGTATAATTTCAATCCTTTTACAGATGACAAGGCCAATTTGCTTTACATAATCTAGAGATATTGCACCTTTCCAAACTGCCTTCAGAGATGACACATTTTTAACTAATTCTGCATGAAAGTCCGCGATTCATCACATTGATATGTTTATGCATAAATACATTATTTCTAACAAGATTAAGCCACGTACAACAGCTACAAAGTTacaaaatacatcaaatttaTTGACGATAATATTTTCTTTGACAATCTCATAACTAATgtttatcctttcctgttttgtcttcactgcagtatgtcatatgtataaatatatgtactctattttggaaataaatatgtttaaactaaataacaACAGCATTTATTTAGTAATATCAGACAGACAGTTTGGTATTTGTTTGAGAGGAATTTAATAGCCGATGTTGtgacatatataattataatgttcatAAAGATGATATTGGTAGTCCTGATCAATATTGTTGATTTATGGTTTATTACTTATTGATTTTTTAATTCATGCGAATATGTGTTTGTTGAATgggaaaaatgtatttgaatgaTTTTACCTCGGTTTCTAATACAGGTTTTCTGCTTTTGATAGCGATCATCTGTTGTCAAAATTTTCAGAACGTTCGGTAAATAGAACTTAGTCTAGTGGTCTGATTGTCACGTTaagtaacatgtatatttaacGACGCGCCATTCTTGGCGTCACGTCTACGTAACGCGCTCTTTTGTTGTATGTTATGACGTCCTGGACGTCACTTGTTGTTCTTCCGGTCTATGAAGTAAACAGTCAACGTAAAACGGACAAcacttttgtcttcatttaatGTCTCCACGACATTTTGGTGCCGTGACGAAAAACATTAGCAATGGCAACTAAACTACGATCAATCCAGAAGGGGCACAAGGGTGCAGTTACACGACTTTTGTCAAAATTCGAGATGATTCCGCAAGAAGCAGTTGATTTGGAAGAGTTGCAGACGATAGAAGATTCCCTGAGACAGAAAAAGCAGACGATCACCGAGATCCATGAGAAAATCATAGATTTCATTCCAGAAGATGACGGGAAACAAATCGAGACGGAGATACTGGATCATAATGAGTACATCTATAATTTACAGACAAAGATACAGAAAGTAGCAAGTTTcaaaaaggtaacattttctAATTTGAATGTTAATTCTCAGGCTTTCCGTGTGTCTGTTTACGGCGAATCATCACAAACTAACCATGAGAATGTTATCCACGATAATTCTTCCCAAAGAGAACCTAACTTTAACCACACCCACAGCTCTGTATACCATAGACTACCGAAGCTAGATCTACCGCGGTTCGATAGCAACATTCTTGACTGGCAGTCATTCTGGGACTCATACGAGTCGGCTATTCACACGAACCCTTCACTCAGTGGTGTACAAAAATTCAACTACCTGAAGTCGTCTCTGAGGGGAGAAGCTGGACAAACAATTGCAGGTTTTGCGTTAACTAATGCTAACTATGAAAAGGCAGTGTCGTTATTACACGAAAGGTATGGACAGAAAGACCGAATCATACAGACCTACATGAAAGCTTTACTTGAGGTGCCCGCTCCCCTGAACACCGTTACCAGTCTGAGAAAGTTCTACGATACTACAGAAACATACATACGGGGACTTGATTCACTTAACCAGTGTGAGAGCACATATGGATCTCTTCTCACTCCCATCATCCTTCAGAAATTACCACCGGAAGTCAGAACAAACATTACACGTGCGCACGGAACATTATCTTGGTGTTTGAATGAATTAATGAAGTGTCtcataaatgaaattaatattatgGACGCCGGAAGTGCATTGAATACCGGGCAAGAATTCATTGCTACAGCAACCTTCCTGACGAAATCGGACACGCGAAAGACGGAgagaaaaaatattcatagaCCAACCAGACCAAGTGTGAAACCTAAAAGCGTTCAAGTACCAACCTGTGTATATTGTAAGGGAGAGCACTCAAGTACAAACTGTGTGAAAATTAAAGATCGCGAACAGAGACTCAATATTGTAAAAGAAAAGCAGTTATGTTTTAACTGTCTACGCAGTCACAAGGTTAGCGAGTGTAGATCTAAATTCAATTGCATGATATGTTCGCGTCGACACCATACTAGCATATGTGAGGaagaatcaagaaaaaaatctacaGATGAACCCCCTAAAACACATGACGCGAAGGAAACCCAGTCATCCGTGCATTCACTCAGCCCATAATTTCGCACTAGGACCCGTTTTACTGAAGacagccgtttccatggttacatcATCTTGCACATCCACAACCGCGAACATCCTGTTTGATGAAGGTTCCCAGAGTTCGTTTATCACTGAACGTCTAGCACAGAAACTGCAGCTACAGCCAACCGGCAGTGAAGCGCTATGCTTATCAGGATTTGGAGACACAAAGAGACGCATACGACACCTAGATACAGCCACCGTCTATTTACAAACTCCAGAATTTAACATCCCAATCAAAGTGCTGATAGTACCTGAAATTTCCGTGCCGCTGAAAACGTACCAGAAACACGTTGGTCATCTTCCGTACCTGAAAGGACTCAAACTTGCTCATCCCATGTCAGAATAAGATAACTTCGAGATCGAGATATTAGTGGGCGCTGACCATTACTGGGACATAGTGCAAGATACTATCATTAGAGGAGACGGGCCTACAGCTATACAATCGAGAATCGGCTATCTTTTGTCCGGGCCTTTGAGTACCGAAAATCAGATACAGCCATCCCCATTTCCCGTGTCTATGTTGAACGTTATGACTATGCACGTGCAGGAAGAAGTCAATCTAGAGAGATTTTGGGAAGTAGAATCATTAGGAGTAGAACAGAAGTCGGTACACCAAGGCTACGAAGAATATACCAAACAGTACCAGAACACAGGCATTTCGTATGAGAATGGAAAGTACATTGCAAAATTACCCTGGAAAGAAAATCAtccatttttgccaagtaatgaGCTGATAAGCCGACGAAGAACTGTTAGTGTAGTAAACCGCCTTAGAAAAGAACCAGAACTACTTCAGAAGTATGGAGAGATTTTAAGTGAACAGGAGAAGAGAGGCTTCATAGAAAAGATTACAGATGTTAAATCAAGCGAGAATACCAAAGTTAATTATATTCCCCACCATCCCGTAAAGAAAGACTCGGCGACCACACCCATACGTATTGTATACGACTGCAGCTGCAAGTCAACACGAGATTCCCCCACCTTAAATGAGTGCTTGATGAATACCCCACCCATCCTTAACGACCTAACAGCTATATTACTACGCTTCCGATACCACGAATTTGCAGTATCCACAGATATCGAGAAGGCGTTTTTGAACATCGGTCTACATCCAGACGACCGTGACGTCACTAGGTTCTTTTGGTTATCAGATCCGAACAACCCAGACAGTCCACTACAGATATATCGCTTCAAGTCAGTGCTCTTTGGAGCTACGTGCTCGCCGTTTATATTAAACGCTACAATAACAAAACACCTTGCCTTACACAGATGCGACGATACAGAACGTATTCAACAAGGATTATACGTCGATAACATACTTACCAGCGTACCAGACGAGTCTACACTGCTAGATTTCTACACTAACAGCAGACAACTGATCCAGAAAGCATCCTTTAATTTGAGATCATGGAGCTCAAACAACCCAGCTCTGCGTGAGAAAATCAAATCCGATGGTGTGAGCGATAAGGACAGAAATACAAAGGTACTGGGCATGCGCTGGGATTCTTCAACAGACGAACTATCATTTCCACAAAGACTGAAGGCAGCGTCGAATATCTCTGTTCTGACGAAACGTGTGATCCTTCAAGAATCATCCTCCATTTATGATCCACTTGGATTACTTAGCCCGATCACCGTGACAGGCAAGATGTTGATACAGTCACTATGGAAACGTAAATTTGAGTGGGACGAACCGTTGCCAGATGACATCATTACAGAGTGGTGTAAGATCAGAGAAGATACCGCGAAAGCTACCGAAACCAAGTTTAGCAGACGATACTTCCAAGGCACAACaccaagggaagtaactcttcaCGTCTTCTGCGATGCCAGCACAAAAGCTTATGGCTCATGCGCATACCTTGTTTCCGGTTGTCACAGCACTCTCGTCATGGCGAAGAATAAAGTAACTCCCATTAAACAACTTACCGTGCCGAAACTTGAACTGTGTGCAGCACTTACAGGCGCTAAACTTAGTCAACACATAACATCCACCATACATTGTGAGAAAGTATACTTATGGAGCGACAGCCAGATCGTTCTGAAGTGGTTTTCTACAACCAAACCACAGCCACAATTCATAGCCAGACGTGTAACAGAAATACATGAGTTGACAGACGGCTTCATGTGGCACTATTGCCCAACCAATTCAAACCCAGCAGACCTTCTGTCGAGAGGACTTACCTATGAGAAATTTCACGACAACATATTATGGATGCATGGTCCTAGCTGGCTGAACGACGAGACAACATTTCCCGGATATGAATTAATGCTGAGTACGCACACCAACAGTGAACACGAAGATACCAACTATTCCGCCTGTATGACTACATCGCGAGAAATTACACCCGGTCCCGGCATTTTAGATGTTATAGACATCAATAGATTCGACACATACCGTAAGCTGATACGTGTTACAGCATATGTTCTAAGATTTGTGAACAACTGCAGAAATATTGGGAAGGTCTACGGACCTCTAGAGTCGCACGAGATCAACGCAGCAGCCAAGCATCTGATAAAGTACGTACAGTCCCGTCATTTTCCGGACGTGATAGAGTACATCTACCAGAATAGAAACATCCAGTTGAAAAGACCCAACCTAGTGAGACAGCTTGATTTGTTTCTTGATGACGACAAATTAATACGTTGTGGCGGCAGAATATCTAACGCACCGTTATTACACAGCACGAGATTTCCCTACCTACTTCCTTCCAAAGACAACCTTACAAAGCTTATTATTTTGGACGCACACGTTACACATATGCATTCCGGTACTGAGAGCACAGTCACCTATCTTCGCCAGAAATTTTGGATTCCTAGCATTCGCCAGCGTGTTCAGAAAATAGTCCGCTCGTGTGTTACGTGTCGTAAGGTCACAGGAAGAGCATATCGAGTACCTGACCCCCTACTGTTACCTAGCAACAGATTGAAGGTTGCGCCACCATTCACAGTAACCGGCATAGACTTTACCGGAGCTTTAACAGTAAAGGCATCGAGAGGAGAACTACAGAAAGCATAAATTTGCCTTTTCACATGTGCCAATACGCGAGCTGTCCATCTAGAAATAGTACCGAACATGACTGTGGAATCATTTATTTTAGCTCTACGACGTTTCTTCAGCAGAAAAGCAATACCCAAGGTCATTATGTCGGACAACGCCCTGACGTACATCGCCACCGCCAAAATCCTGAAGGAAAAGGTCCTTGGAACACATGGTATAACATGGTCATTTATTCCCCAGCACGCGCCATGGTACGGAGGGTGGTGGGAGAGGCTTATTAGTATAACAAAGACCTGTATCAGAAAAGTACTCGGAAAGTCATTGGTTAGCATGGAAGTTCTTCAAACAATTACAGCAGAAGTAGAATGTATCGTAAACGACCGCCCACTCACACACACATCTGCAGACCCCTTGGATGAGGAACCCCTTACCCCTTCCCATCTACTGTATGGAAGAAGAGTTACCTCCCCTGTTTATCCAGACGACACGGAGTCCCCAGCAGACGACCTATCCCATGATTCTGCAGACAAATTTTATAGATTTAAGTCTGCAACACTTGAACACTTCTGGTCGAGATGGAAGCACGAATACCTCACATCTTTGCGAGAGTTTCACAGAACATCCGGTAACCATGGAGATACTGTTACGATTGGTGACGTCGTGCAGATACATGACACCAGTTTACCAAGAAATCGCTGGTCCCTTGGCGTGATTGAAGACGTTATCGTTGGAAATGATGGACTTATTCGAGCAGCCCGTGTTAGATCAAGACGAGGTGTAACTACCCGACCCATATCAAAACTGTATCCACTCGAGCTGAAGTAACCAGATGTGCGTGCTTCCTTATAGAACAGTTACCTTACCCAGTGACTATTACACAGAACTTACTTAGTGATTGTAGTAATGAATATCTAAGAGATCAGACAAACTGTAATACGCGTAATGTGATATGAGATCGTGTTTTAAGTTAAAGTGACAGTAACACTTGTTCAAAAATATGTGATTATGCAGAAGTTTAACTGACTTTCTAGTTTAACCATTATCCGCAGTTCTAAGTGATATAACATATTCTGGAATAAGCAAAGACTGTTATTTCTCAGAGAAAGTGATTTactatgttttatatttgtgattgTAAATActctaaataacatgttttatgtttaaaaatcagCATCGTGGCCCCCGGAGTGTCACGTTaagtaacatgtatatttaacGACGCGCCATTCTTGGCGTCACGTCTACGTAACGCGCTCTTTTGTTGTATGTTATGACGTCCTGGAAGTCACTTGTTGTTCTTCCGGTCTATGAAGTAAACAGTCAACGTAAAACGGACAAcacttttgtcttcatttaatGTCTCCACGACACTGATAACACAGGCAGGGTAGTTGTATGTTCTTACGCCAGGTAATATCCCAGGTCATTTAGTTTTAACTTTGAACCTTAATACTGTGTGTCGAATTCAACAATCCCTGTAAAaggatttaaattatttaaaaagatattaccCGTCTACGTTTAAGAACGGCCATATTCTTATGTCACACTTAATGTAAAGCATATCCCAAATGCCTTTCATTATTGACACAAGTAAATAATTCAACTGTCAGGCTTGAACAAGCCTTTCAAACTCAAACTGATTCTGATTGTATATATTAAACTGGTGCGTTATTTTGAAAGACAATACAATACTTTTAATGTACCACATCAGAACGTTATATCTGGGTGTGGATACAAAAAGCACAGGCCTTTGAAACCCTAATGGAATGCAAATTTCTATGAACTGTGGTACAGCTCTTGTGGGGAAGCAGAGATGTGTGTCCATGAGACACTGTTGCTTCCACTTCCATTCATCGTACGGTTGTATATTACCTGTTGACAATGCAAGACTTTCAGTAAACATTTATTATCTGCAGCCCTAAGGCCGCATGTATATCGGAAAACAATATGTAGTGTACCACATGGGTGTTCTCACCAGATTTTTTACctatatgcgattggcttatccaATTTATGGAAAGCCGTCCTTGCAATATAGTTGGTATAGAAAATTTTCAGGCAACAATTTATGAGTAATAGTAAAAAATCAGGTATGGAtactgttttagatatttttatgaaCAGACTACagcaataaaatattgtttctatTTTGAAGATTAATTTCATTTTCGTCAGTGTCCATAATTTTCGGAAAACAACCCGGAAAACAATCGCGAATATTCTAATACGCAATACCTAcctattaagaaatacatatttcatagatctacttgtaaaacatgtagaatggagtaatactTCCTACATTAAGGCGTAATGGTTTAATAAAAACAAGCAAGCTATTCACCTATAAGTTGAAATACTTATTAGATTGAAAACGCGAAGCGGTTTAGACCTATAGCTACCGTATTTCGGCGCTTTAGAATATCCtactgacagttttcactgaaaggcAGATTAATCCGCCGTAAGGCTTTTTACCCGTTTTTCAGACTAATCGACAGATGTTTCTATTGAAATAAACTGTTCTCACATTGTTCTACAGACCGttgatatttttatacatatgtaaatacaataatgttaaagaatgcgtcatttcgcatgaaaaatatgattttaGGTCTCTTGACCCATCATGGCTAATTTGAAAAGTGaaggtgtatttctttaaaacatttcagaTAATTCCGGATGTGACCGAAACGATTGAAAATATTCTATAGAAATAGTCCGAAACGTATAACGAAGATTTTTCTAATTAAGTCTTAATATTATATAttgcactcgtcagtaataagacagcatatgatctgaatcattttttgaACTTGTATAGATATACATGCGATTCTTCCTACCTGTCCCGACTCCTACGCAGTGCTTCGAGTGGCAAGGGAAAACACTGCGTAGGAGTTTGCTATTTATGAATCTGGTTGATTTCGTCTAAAATagattaaatttttgaattactttcctttattcttaattttttcttatttttgtacagcttttataatgacagattcatattatttatttcgTATATTTAATTTTATCGTTTAATATTTTTTCACGAATGATGTAAaactgagtcaaaatatttgtataagatttcctattttatgtaaatatagctGTAGTATATATGGTTACATTGCCTCAACTAATAGTGATAACTAATACAATACATGTGTGATGTTATGCATGCAGTCGTGCTGCATCTGTACGctttttatgttatata
It contains:
- the LOC123558214 gene encoding uncharacterized protein LOC123558214, giving the protein MTMHVQEEVNLERFWEVESLGVEQKSVHQGYEEYTKQYQNTGISYENGKYIAKLPWKENHPFLPSNELISRRRTVSVVNRLRKEPELLQKYGEILSEQEKRGFIEKITDVKSSENTKVNYIPHHPVKKDSATTPIRIVYDCSCKSTRDSPTLNECLMNTPPILNDLTAILLRFRYHEFAVSTDIEKAFLNIGLHPDDRDVTRFFWLSDPNNPDSPLQIYRFKSVLFGATCSPFILNATITKHLALHRCDDTERIQQGLYVDNILTSVPDESTLLDFYTNSRQLIQKASFNLRSWSSNNPALREKIKSDGVSDKDRNTKVLGMRWDSSTDELSFPQRLKAASNISVLTKRVILQESSSIYDPLGLLSPITVTGKMLIQSLWKRKFEWDEPLPDDIITEWCKIREDTAKATETKFSRRYFQGTTPREVTLHVFCDASTKAYGSCAYLVSGCHSTLVMAKNKVTPIKQLTVPKLELCAALTGAKLSQHITSTIHCEKVYLWSDSQIVLKWFSTTKPQPQFIARRVTEIHELTDGFMWHYCPTNSNPADLLSRGLTYEKFHDNILWMHGPSWLNDETTFPGYELMLSTHTNSEHEDTNYSACMTTSREITPGPGILDVIDINRFDTYRKLIRVTAYVLRFVNNCRNIGKVYGPLESHEINAAAKHLIKYVQSRHFPDVIEYIYQNRNIQLKRPNLVRQLDLFLDDDKLIRCGGRISNAPLLHSTRFPYLLPSKDNLTKLIILDAHVTHMHSGTESTVTYLRQKFWIPSIRQRVQKIVRSCVTCRKVTGRAYRVPDPLLLPSNRLKVAPPFTVTGIDFTGALTVKASRGELQKA
- the LOC123535831 gene encoding uncharacterized protein LOC123535831, coding for MTVESFILALRRFFSRKAIPKVIMSDNALTYIATAKILKEKVLGTHGITWSFIPQHAPWYGGWWERLISITKTCIRKVLGKSLVSMEVLQTITAEVECIVNDRPLTHTSADPLDEEPLTPSHLLYGRRVTSPVYPDDTESPADDLSHDSADKFYRFKSATLEHFWSRWKHEYLTSLREFHRTSGNHGDTVTIGDVVQIHDTSLPRNRWSLGVIEDVIVGNDGLIRAARVRSRRGVTTRPISKLYPLELK